Proteins encoded together in one Nostoc sp. PCC 7524 window:
- a CDS encoding type II toxin-antitoxin system VapC family toxin gives MANPNVLSHLAAIENSLVSTCVIVQGELVDMAERSQNIENNLAIINNFMKGIQIHNIDEFTATIYGQLKAALFNKFAPKEKNKRRKTTITDLGFGENDIWIPHSAPISITE, from the coding sequence TTGGCTAATCCAAATGTACTGAGTCACCTTGCAGCGATTGAAAACAGTCTAGTTTCAACCTGTGTCATTGTACAAGGAGAACTTGTAGACATGGCAGAACGCTCTCAAAATATAGAAAATAACTTAGCCATCATTAATAATTTCATGAAGGGTATACAAATCCACAATATTGATGAATTCACTGCTACTATCTACGGTCAACTAAAAGCAGCTTTATTTAATAAATTTGCACCAAAAGAAAAAAACAAGCGGAGAAAAACAACAATTACTGATTTAGGGTTTGGTGAAAATGACATTTGGATCCCACATTCCGCACCCATAAGTATCACAGAGTGA